The segment atttgttgaactaaaattcattgtttaatgcataatttttttaggttgaatttttttttttttacacattgtttcaagttttttttaaaaaataaaaataaaaacacacacacgcatattgttctacacacacacaaattgacGAAGTAACATTTTCCTCCTTTATGTTCGGGGTAGTTACTTTCCCCCCTTAAACTAAAGTTGAATAATTtcatcatttatattttgtaaatgagcATATACCCCTATTGTTTCTCTCTTAGTTAAAccctaacaaaatcttataattcCTAAAATATTCCATTGTGCAATGTCTAATATACTCctactaaattttaatgtcccaaaaaatttctgtgtattttgaattttatgtggTAGACTAGTAGTCATGCTTGGAAAGTTAGAATAATAATATATGGTGTACTATGTTACCTAAAGAACACTAATTTATTATGTTTAAATCTTCTAcacttataattttatctaatataAACTTTGATGACatatgtcttttgttattttgttcttttctaaatttattttcctGCTTAAAAGggtattcattaaaaataagtaagTTAAACATCGTAGTTAGActcataaaataagataataaagaatgaaatatgaataacaaaatctttGTTGTAGATGATtgcaaatatttaatttaacgaagatcttcaaaaaaattgtagcatatattatcattcactgcgaaaatttaaatattgtagaAAGATGATAACATTCATTATCattctttgtagcatttttgGGCGAGTAGATAATATATTTAGTAAataagttttaagaaattttcaTAGTACATAGATATTCAAATagctattttaaatttaagtacatgacttcatagttcatacttctttaaaaaaaaaaaaaatctaggcaaaaatgcaaaactgaccctctatctttcaatttttgttatttcagtcctctaactttcaattttgtcattttagtcctctaagtatcaatttttgtcaatgtagTCTTCCGTTAGAACTCAATTATCTTTTTTCTGTTAAGTGATCAAAACTACACcgttttgactttttttttatatataataattttcatagttaaaagaaaactaaaaaaaaaaaaaaaacacatttcaGAAATGGCGAACGCAAATCCAGAAGGAATAAGACGGAGTTCAGATGAGTTGGAACATGTGGCCACGAACGAAGGTTGAAGCGAGCAAGTGCGTAATCCCACTCGTTGCCTCCATTTCTCCAATCCGCCCTCACCCTGACATCCTCACACTCCGCTTCGTTGAAAAACCTGTGTCTCTGTTCTCAACCCTTACGCTTGCGTTGCCTTCACCGCCAAGATTTGGATTTGCCCCTTTTGTTACCAGCGCAACCATTTCCCTCCTCACTATTCCATGATCTCCGATACAAATCTCCCCGATGAACTCTACGCTCAACACACCACCGATCAATACACCCTCCCCGGTTTTCATTTTCATGCTCGATACTTCACGATCGAGGAGGAGATAGGCTATGTCAAATCAGCTTTGAGGTGTGTGATGTGCCATTGGTTTGTTGCCCAAGAATGCCCTTGTTGGCTACGTTTCATTTGGGACTCATATTCAGGTTCATAGATTGGACTTCTTCGACATGTTCAAGGTTTTGATTTCTTAGGTAAGGGGAACAATGTCGTTCCCCTtacttgcctttttttttttttttttttttaattatgaaaattattattaaaaaaaaaaaaaaaaaagctaaaagttaagAGGGTCACTTAACAGAAAAAGATAACTAAGTTCTAACAGAAGTCtacattgaaaaaaattgaaatttagaggacaaaaatgacaaagctgaaagttagagaattgaaataacaaagttgaaagttagaggatcagttttacatttttgccaaaaatctatattaattttcttactAAAAGACCAACACATGCCTTGCACGTGCAACCCATACtagtttatataaaaataacaagCAACTAGTTGCAAATATACATTTCAAAAATTGCAAACTAAAGATTAAAGAGGAGATTTTCTTTAGACAAAGAGAAGAGGGTATCGATAATTTTATAGACTAATTTAgtctttattaaattaattatttaacacTTATATTTAATTCAAGTGACCTTGTATTTATGAGAATTACTAATGTAATACTTTGATTATTTTTCCACTTTTTCCCCCTAAACTAATAGTTACAGATTATATAGTAAACATTGATAAACATCCTATTGAGTGAAAAGtaaacttcattaaaaaaaataactctaTAAATCATGTAGTTAGTTTAGGGGGGAAAATGCAATGAAAAACTTATTCCAAGTGTCATATTAAGAATTCTAAAAACTGAATAAATATAGGTGAGAATTGACATTTATTAACTAGAACGTGAGAGTTAAGATTcaagtatttcattgaaattgaaattttaaattgttgatAGGTATTGTAAATTTGTACTTCTCGAGAATAATTAAATAGATAAAAACCATTTTCTTATGAATCTCAGAAATTATCAATTCTCATCATGAATTCCTGCGTaacaaacacaacacaacacatcCTAAAGGCATTTAAAAGAATTTGTACCACAATCAAATGGTATAGAAATAGTCTAAACCCCAACTAAATTATGTTTGCATCCAACATCTTCCATAATGAACATGAATCTTTAATGGATAAAACCTAGGTAAAGAATAAGCCCAAAGTTCACCTATTAGAATGACAGATCGTCTCCCATAGGCCATAGTGACAATCTATATATAAAGTTGGCACAAAACATCCGATAAATAATTGAGAATCCTTGGGGCCAGGCTGAGCACGTAGGCCGAAAATGAAGTAGAAGAGCATCTATATGAAGAGAAACCTTCTCCATCTGCACCCAGGTATGGACAGATGGGGATTGTTCTAAGCAATGCTCCTTACGTATTGGTCAAGATTTGTATTGAATAGTTCACACCTACATATAGCAATCACAAGATTCTCTGGTAAGAATAGAACTCGGAGGGAAATTACAAAAACACTcagaaactcaaaaaattacataaagcAATCACAAGACTCAAAAAACAGTAACTATTAATTACAATTCAGGAATGAAGTTGCAACAAAAACTACAGCAGAAAATAATCCTAGTGAAGCATATGTAACATAAGTAAGGGTACTGCCTTGGAACCATATACACATATCATGTATCAAACTTGGGTTACAAGGAGATGAAAACAACAAACGAATGATATTTATTGTATTATGAATATAtcaaatttatgtatttttggaGTTGGCTATGAATCCCCAACAGACTAGTCAGGGTTGGCCATATGTATTCTTTTCTACCATTCTACGTTATCCAAGGTTATACTCTCTGTAACCTCCTCAATTGATATGTCATATCATCTATATCCAACAAGAATAGAAAACAGAGTGTCCTTGTTACGGTTGCAAATGAGCCAGGCAAGGCCAGTGAGCTGGCTTGGGCTGAATTAGAGCTCGAACCTCAAAGAAGCCAGAGCTTAAGCTAAGCCTTTATCATGTATCAAACTCACAAAGTGACAAAACTATGCCCCACCCTAACTATATATTGGTTTTTGTCTAACAAATCCATGTTCTAGACATAAGTTTCAAAGgctccctacattttattttattattttttataaatactaAGGCTCTCCACATTACTGCATCACGatttttcttccccttttttctcctttttctaagaaaaaagaCAAGGGGAAAGAAGCCGGAagtaaaagagaagaaaaaccaTGATTCAACCTTGGCTCAGCATAATACATCACAGATCTAAGCACGCAGTTTATGACTCCTAGGTTTTGCTTCTCAAGTGAAACCAACAACCTACTTATCCTCTGACCATTAGTCACTCATTTCACACTTAAATTGTGTGCCTGCTCCCAATTATGAGTTTGGAAATCCGTTGTTCTCATGAAAACAATTAAGTTTGTCAAgtataaattacaaataattacTTTATACACAGAACTTTAAAATCAGTCGTGCTTTTAAGACCATGCCATTGAATGTTTCCACATCAAAATTTGTCTGATGTCAAGGGTAACAATACAGGGCAACACAATGCATTTCTAAAGTTTTATCAGTAGGATCACAACATCAATttccttaataaaaaaatataaaaaaataaataaataaataaaataaaccaaatgaTAGGCTGCACCAACTTCATGTGACAGctaaaaaagataaatatcTTAAAAAAGGAAATTCACCAATTTTTGTGGCCAttgatggaaaaaaagaaaccaaaatccTAACTGGGTAAAATTTTTActtgtttaaaaaaatcaattggtcaCCTGATTGGAGTTCCTGGAGTATACAATGGGTTTTTGGCAACATAATCAACATACAAGTTGTAAATGTACTTCAGGGATTCCCGCAAATCACCTGTCCTAGGATGAGTAACCAAAATAATCTGCACAAAACATGGTGCATTCAGAATAATGTAGCAAAGACTAACAAAAGAGTATTCACAATGATTCTATTAGTAACTTCAAATATCACAAGGACAGAGTCAAAACACATATTTGGCCAAAACATTGTGATGCTAGACAAATTATCTGTAGCATAAAATTGAATGTTCAATAtagtaatataataaaaaatgattctTCACAGGGATTCATGATGCTATTGTAGCACAACAGATTCTTTAAGAAATTACTTTTATACAAAGTTCAAACAGACATTGTTAAAATTAGCTTCCAAGCATATCAAGATTCAAAAATCCTGATGTCAAAAGCATTAGGTTGCAAGGTGTGAGGCAATCGGCAGCAAATAATGTCCATATATCTGGAGGACACCTAATAGAACTTTCTGGTTTTCACTTCTTGAAAAGTAGGCAATAGGAGTTGAGTTCAATTAGAACTATGAATTTCTGATAATTGATTTATTCGAGTAAGCACAATTATATGAATGAAATGGAAGATCAATTAAATAGGCAAGTTAGTCTACAACTTCCAATCCAAGTCATCAAGCAAGTCCGTCTTCAATAATTCATTAGTTCaaacaaatctatatatatatatatatatatatatatattaataggtaaaacttagagaaaattcaattagaatttgaaattataatctaattttgcgccatgtgtctaaatttatgtgggaaCTACAACATAATTATCtactttaagttttttaatctttgtgccaagtaaattaatgacagcaaaatactaagaatctaacattaatgaactataaaatttttataaaaaaaaccaatcacatatactcaataaaaatcaccacacaacaaagatcaccatatgttctatcttattaaaaattagaagaaaaaaaaggatcatacgtagtattaaatttatgtaagaattttaatatgtgaccacgtttactttttaaaaaatatatattttgactaattatttatatttttatgataaaaaacgTGTTTgattttaaatgcatccatgcGTTTGCATGGGTTACATGCTAGTCATACCTAATTGAAGACAAGATCAAGCTCTCTCAGAATCTCTACAATTGAATTTATCATTCCGAAGTCAAACAAACTACATGAAGTAGTCTCAACACATTATTTTCCATACAGAAGACCATACTGCAtcaatttcttgaatttgagAATTCTTAAAACGTTAAAACCAATCACTATAATTTatagatttcaaatttttatggcAAGctctgataaaaaaaatacatatattatgGCAAGCAAGCCCAACATTTTGGAATTGTCAAGAATGTCACAATTAGCAATCACATAGACTTTAAGTGATTTCAATtataaatacaattaaaaagagGACCATTTTAGCTGACCTTTATCCCAGAAGGACTTTCCATGAAACTAAGTTTGTATGTGTTAGTACGAAAGCTGTGAAATGAGCAACCTTGGCCGGGTAATTGAGGCACCCCAAGGTTTCCTCTCTCTGCACTGCACAATTAATGAAAGTGAATGAATACcaaaattataacaataataataataagtacaATAGATAACTTTACAcatcaacaaaaaatacaagatcCATATAACCATCCTTAGCTTGCAAGATACATAACTTTATGATTAGCTTGCAATCCAAACAATCagtatcattatttttttattggcaaGTTACACACGCACCCAATAGGTATCCCACCCTCCACCTGGCACTTATAAGGGGAGGAGGTACCAGTtcagctagagctcattggcaattGGTATCATCATTATAGTTAAGAACCAAAACAGTAACCTATCAAACACTTGTCAACTTCATCTAAGTTACCAGTaatcaaaaattataaaatggaaGACATTCAAACCTTCCTCTGGAGAAACCATTCATGTGTATATATCATAAACGTCACTaatgcataaattattttaagtgaGTCCTTCCAGCTTATGACTGTTTTAtcaaatttagaaaacaaaGCCCCATCATTATTTAGTTATCACATCACATTCTGATGTCCCATCTTGtgtctccccccccccccccccccaaaacaaaaactaaataaataagcacTAATATAATTCTCTTTTCCCAATCTCCTTTGGCAATAAGCAAATTCCTACCACTTCTAACCAGACTCTAAACAATGCAATGTAAAATGCATGATAATCCATTTAAATCAAAGATTCTaagaaatgagaaaatgaagtatatatagaaataaatgTACTTAGTTGGATCCATCTTGGCAGTTAAGGACTTGAGCGAAAAAAGCAAACCAAACATGAGCTTGTGATCTTGCTGTGCATTGAGGGTGTGAAGTGGTCGATTCCACTCTCTGTAAAGCAAGCACACCCCATTCCTATTGAACACATACATCATGTGCGCATTGTTCCCAGATGCCGTCGGTGCTGGCGGCGATGGACTGATCTCTGAACCCCCAAAGAATTGCATTCCAAGAATTTACTAATATCACAATCCCTAACATGACCCCACAATATATGTATGTTAGCATTGacaacaaaaatagaaatataaattaGAACTGAATTGAACTTATTCAAGCAATTACAACAACTCAATTGTCGGcaaggttaaaaaaataaaaaaaataaaaataaaaaatacttccCAAAACTAAGACATGAATTGGCAGTTCTTTGGCTATAAAGAAATGAATCTATTTTACAGTGCGTTGATTggcaaagaaattaaaagaattcAATATCAGAATGATTTGTGATCCATGAGACTGCTGAGAGAGCATAGGAAATGAAATGACGAGAAATcgattattaatattattattattattattttttaaagtgagTGGTATCTGAACCCAACTGAGACTAATGCTTGTATTGAGACAAGTTAAGGGGAAAGCTAGAAATTCACTAGGAAGAGGGGAAGAACATGGGGATTTTGCATAATACTTTTgctaataataatttgtcaaatagagatcttttcaaattatttgggaatgctttttatttttttgataacgCAGGTTTGGACTCGCTCCTCTAGCCACTAAAACATACAGGCAAATGATGCCACCCGCCAGATACAGTTGCTGGGTAATCCAAAGGCATTCACCCCTGACAGGTTAAACAGTTTATGCTCATGCCCATGAGCAAAATTATTCGGGAATCCTAATTATTGAGTAGGAAGTGAAGAACTCAAAACTAATGAAGTTTAACCATATGGTGCAAAAGTAGCTGCAAATTTGTTGTTACTAAACCTGTGGCATACTCACTTGTAAATCCACATTTACATTAGCAAAGTtaataagaaaaacataaacTCTCTGAATTACTTGAACCTATTCAGACAACTATTTGTTTCCATGGAAAACCTTGTGTAAAgacaattttttgtgtttttcagtgtttggtagaaccagaaaaaatgaaaatatcttTAGTCATCAGAAAAAGTATAGCTTATTTGGGGTTTACCCAATTTATCCTATAATCCACAACACCCAAACCCATCAACCACCACGTCTGAAGCAAGCCACGAACCCAGGGACAATCACAGTGACCAAACCCACCAATAAATCACAAACCAAATCACAAATGAGGAACCAAACCACGAAGCAAGCCACAAACCAAACCCAGATCGGAACCACCACCACCCTGACCCAAATTGGAACCACAACCCAACAAAAATTAACCAATGAAACCCACGAATTTAGAACAAACACCGTGGCCCACTCCCGACAAACCCAATCGACaaaccccccccaaaaaaatccaAGACCAGCGACAAAAGCCAAAtgtgaaagagggagagaaagagaactcACCGCCGCCGTGCCGCCGCCGCCTTGGACCTGATCTGGTAGGGCTGATGGGTTCACGATGAGCCGATGGTTTTCAGGTGGATGGGCTCCGCGATTTTCAGGCGGATGTGCTCTGTGATTTGGGAGTGATTGAGTTTTGTTGAAACGGGTGCCGTATCATAAGCTTTGAGTTTTGCGTTTTCATTTTGGGTGAAACGGGATCGTTTGAGGCTGAtttggttataaaaaaaaataaaaaataaaaaaagaaatcagcACGTGTCACACTGATGGTGTCACCTAACAGTATAATCTAAATACttgggattttttaaaaaaataaccaaatttcttaaactattttattagtaaGCAACGTTTCGAATTATTTTCATTTCTAGCAATTCGAGTTTAGAGGACTCGATCTTGCCATTTGAAAATGCACTTGGAAATTGAGTGTCAGACACTCGATTTTCAAACTCGAGTTTCTCACACTTAATTTCCAAGTGCATTTTCAAAtggcaaaatcgagtcttttgaACTTGAATTGTTAGAAACGAAAATAGTTTGAAACGTTGCTTAACTAATTATATAATTTCggatttatagttattttttaagaaaatccaaaTACTTGCAAACGAAATAAAACTTCAGGTATGATATCAAGAACCTATTTGGTAATGTTAttctagtaatgttgtttgtattttctgaaaatacgtataggtaaaaaaatgtgtgaaaatacgtgtaatgttgtttaaatattgaaaactgTTGTTCAAAATACACTAAATACTCCTCAAATTTCTGAAATTTTgtggtataaaatccaaacaactccAAATTTCAAGAATGTACTTTATaatttacctctctctctctctctctctctctctctctctctctctctctctctctctctctctctctctctctctctatatatatatatatatatatatatatcaatttcgTCCCATTTCGGCTGGAAAATACCATATTGGTAAACAAACTAGAATGGTAACCTCTCTTATTCCacctctaaaaaaatttcagtcaTTCTGGTTCATTTCAGTAAATACTAgccgaaattcaagatttggctGTCATGGGATTTGGACCGTAAAACTaaaatctcaaccaaaaaaaatatataaaaaatagaagaagaaagattgaaatgaacaaacgcaccttccaaaaaaaaaaaaccatggtGAGAAATTTGAATGAGAAGTAGAGAAGTTAGATGAGATAAGACACTAGTAGTCTATTGTCATTGGGTTAAagatagacatggcaaaatgggTTGAAATTTGCTGACTTGACTTGAAAAATACTCGACTTGAACCCGAATTTTTTGACTCGAAGTAAAAATAGGTTGAACCATGACTTGACCCGCCTTTTTTGCGGGTCAACTTGACCCTTGACCTATGGCccgaacaattttttaaaactttcttttttggtaaaaaaacaaattaaaacaatattggtttaattatttgttgtaagctttaagaaaacaattgatacatttacataattacatgcaaataaattgaaagataaatggTCGAGGCATTCTATaatcagtaaaaaaatttatatatcaaataataaaGTACATGTTAAGATAATCTAGTTACAAtagagttaaaaacatatatttaaaattgtaaacatATGTGAGAAATATTCATTAGTGTGAAAATAATGAAGCCCAAGTATCAataaaattagtataaattatgaatgtttagacctaTATTTTAGCAATTCATGTCCAAAAtaacggcttttcaaaataaattatgctATTTCCTTAGACtgtgtgttgcttaacaatgatatgatattcataaaagagaccatatataaataagtaaaaaatcaaactttaataaatattttcaaattggaATTGAGTGTCAAACACAATTggtaatagattataaaattaattttcaagattgtaaatttcttatatgttttattctttgtcaaatgagttatccaataagtcatttgtaattatgtttttatgttttgagatattgatattgtgtagaaataaaacttatgtatttgttttacttatctttttgctattttgttttggttagtaATATTGAGATTtgtataatttgaaaattattgaaCAAGTATTAATTTGTTTAGCTAAGCTCATTCTTGATATgagtggtgaattcaaagttGCATTTTACATTAAATAATTTGTTGCGTGACTTTTCAAGTGgcaaatacatgttgttttctaaaaaaaaaaaaaattcatgtgaaaaatacaggtcaacccgacccaatcTGCCCCGACCcacaacccgattgacccgaacccATTTTTAACCTATTTAAGATGACTCATTTTTTACCAAcaacccgtttgacccgcaacttgaacccaacccaaaCTACCCGTTTGCCACGTATAGTAGAAGACGCAcataaagggaaaaacaaagaTGAAGACAACATAAAACtataaagatgagaagaaaagaaatttaaaattgagaAGAGTAGAAATTGAGGAGTGTGACTAAACATGTGTGAATGGGAAAAtacaaagagaaaaatattctaaaaatgaaaagagagtGAGCAGCaggtgaggaaaaaaaaaggagtaataaaaaaaaatatattgaaatattaacTGGTTGGGCAGTGTTAGGCCTGTCCATGGGTCGATCCAGGTTGGGTTTGTGCCTAACCTGGAACCGACCTAACTAGGAACTGACCCAACTAGATCGGGTGGTGAAAATTTCAACCCGCCACCGATCGAAGTGGTTGATCGGATTGGGCGGGTCAAAGCTTCCACAGTTGTTGGGCGGATTGGTCGGGGTTGATTATTTGGAAAACGGCGAGAATCCGAccaagaaaagatgaaaaacgGCAAAAATCtgacaagaaaattttgaaaaacggTAGAAATCTGACTAGATCTCACCAGATCCAACGAGATCTTGGCCATTTTCGGAAAGATCTTGGCTAGATCTAGCGAAATCTCGCCTGATCTAGCTTAAATCTTcccaaaaaaatctcaaaactcGCTGGATCTACACCTTCTCACTGGAAAAATGATGGGTCAGTCAAATCGGGTTTCTTGGATTTGAGAGGAGGAGATCCAATCTCCGACCCGTTGATCTCAGATTTTGGAGAATGAAATCCATCACCGACTACAAGAGCAGTTAGTTTGATCGGCGGCAAGTCGGGTTTGGTCGACAACAGTGGGTGGGTCAGTTCCAGCGGGTCCTTGGACAACCCTAGGCAGTGTGCAAGCCGACTTTCTAAGTTTCATACTTtcattttactcttttttttttttttttttgcattaaaagaattaattagtatattttaataaaataatagtagttTAAGTGAATAATCAAATTAGTTCTAAGATAACAAGTTTTataaatgtattaaaaataataaattttttttgaaatttttttgtaagtaataggatatgaaattatatatatatgcggTAATTCTGAAACATTCCATTTTCAATAGACAAACCAAAATAAGCACTGAAATGATATTCATAACATTGATATAAATTAGTCGTAGACCCACATGATGCATGAGaataaatacttattttgtattgtaatataatgtataatttttttctttaaaatttgttaaaaatatttattctccctaaaaattaaacaatttctattcAATTCAACCAAGTCTTCTTCTGTCCCATTCGATCCAATTTGGTCCACTCGGTCAATTTTGGTCCCTTTTAGTCCATAATAAACTAATTGAGCCTTTGTAAACACTGCATTTTGAACCCATTAATAAATTGTGGTTCCCAACCCCAATAATGAGCTTAACATATCTACAAAAGGTAATTGAAGTaattttgatagtttggaagtaattacaactcaaaagtgcttaAATCGCTTTGAAATTGATACTGAAAAATGACCTTTGCTCAGTGTTGtaaccataacttttgatccacaaAGAATTTTTGAGTGAGGTTTGTTTCATTCCtaagcttcaatttgaacacaaaatttgataatttggatTTATATTGAGTGAGTTATGGCCGTTTGAAGCTAGGCCATCTGAGTAGTCAAAATTAGGGATTTTGGAGACGCATGCATATGCATGCACGAACCTGCATATGCAGGCCAGTTTCCAGAAGCCCagaacttcattttttttaaggccCAAAGCCTCCCTCTTTGATGGGGCCTGGCCTCTAGACCTTTTGGAACATCAAAAACTCTCTAAATGAGTCTAAAAACCCTAgtttaaacttattaatacaaCCTTATGCCTCCAAACTCAAGGGGCTAGCTAGAAAGAGGGTCTCTTTGCTTTCCAAACCTTATTTCCTCTCTCAAAAACCCTAGGGTAGCAGCCACTACGTTTTCTACAAGAATTTAAAACCTTTTTCTAGCACAAAACTAAGGCAGAAACTTGTTTTTTTAAGGGGATTTCTAAAAATCTTTTCAAAACCTTTTTGATTTTAAGTTGTGATTATTGATGAACTattaaataatttgatttgCTTTGATATCTCATTGAATCTTGTTGTGTAGGCACTGAGAGGACAGTTAAATATCAATGAAGTTATGTTTGATAAGCAATGTGAGTCTCTCTTCATGACTTTTCCTTGATTAGAGTTTTTATAACtcgtgttcttgttgttcttgattgatttctttgttatatatgtttaatatgCTTGTTTAGCCTAGGTTtgctttgttttattgttttaggTATGCTAGGTTGTTAGATTTGGTTTCAGTGCTGCTGTGTTCTTGTTTTTTGGATTAGGGTTTAAGGCGTGTATAGGTGTGTATAGGCGTCCATGCTTCTACATGCGCACACATACTTGAAGTATATATGCGTACACATACAACAGTCTTATTTGCGCCTTGTAATGTGTTATTTGCGTCTTGTAACTAAACTGACACCTCTTCATGGGGTCTAGGGGGGAAATGATTCAAGCTATAAATTAGCAGCaaattgtaattatctctaaaaaaaaatgtcttgtttgatacaacaattattttaattattctcACTTTATAGTGAAATGAGATATGGAGAACTAACTAACGAGAAAAAGATCTCATTGGATAAATTGTatagaaattaaattattttaagtctTCTGACCCTCCAATGAAATACTTACGGCCACATCAATTGTAttcaaataaaaggaaaaaaaaaaaatagtaaagggtaaaattgaaaataactcTAAACTTTTAAGAACTAAAAGTGTAACTTAATCTAAAATATATTGCAtccacttattttattttt is part of the Quercus robur chromosome 9, dhQueRobu3.1, whole genome shotgun sequence genome and harbors:
- the LOC126699381 gene encoding uncharacterized protein LOC126699381; this encodes MQFFGGSEISPSPPAPTASGNNAHMMYVFNRNGVCLLYREWNRPLHTLNAQQDHKLMFGLLFSLKSLTAKMDPTNAERGNLGVPQLPGQGCSFHSFRTNTYKLSFMESPSGIKIILVTHPRTGDLRESLKYIYNLYVDYVAKNPLYTPGTPIRCELFNTNLDQYVRSIA